The Argopecten irradians isolate NY chromosome 16, Ai_NY, whole genome shotgun sequence genome window below encodes:
- the LOC138311040 gene encoding zinc finger protein 493-like has translation MDASVMRYADGRYGAVRNIYEETNIRPFYMSPMHYQSYLTGRGLEEANMHGMVPPHIVNMPHKCNNCGAAFERAEQLKDHNCIQTGVKHANYSMYGNKNLMSPVVHPSHKEHGGEQILDPLKDPRNIGDVGKSPCNNNAQPLERCPSAAESIREQQPHNVGQGRSDFCSEPIKEAVPISVEQKPASCSADLCGHNYGTVEYLREQLRMQTTVKPFMCIFCGLCFNGTHVNDHNCRQRTEKSNTNDLMYGSTVEQLRERISMQVMMKPFLCILCGDYFERTDNINAHNCVPHATAAIAAATAAAAASSSDNTTPKKPETTTKAPGQDAVPKEKPYKCEECSKCFSRKDHLKKHMGIHAKDRPFKCDRCEKDFTRSDHLKEHMFVHTGEKPYMCVLCGKGFKRSDHLKLHNCSQITEKPFKCDLCQKSFARVDHLKKHGCIHGPERERPFICDICGKGFIRIDHLKKHKHTHSTEKPFKCFVCGKGFNRSDHLKKHTDTHSSERPYKCEICGKGFNRTDHLKKHKYIHSPDKPFKCEICGKGFNRSDHLKKHNCTHSVKSPKDSVYPSMVPPMSRNTNITVEPLISTISETLSRNISMDSASRNTTIGEPMARNAAMAIPMASKDSSQDASDETASQKEFGSEKSTSDKSQTSVQSSERQFSPDPFKFEHSEHRLVQNLVDENLRKLFADKSLMEQPTRTETPNSPAFPQSAQMNMQPGQNISRSGQSFSQSGQNSTQSAQTYTQSSQTFSPSGQAMSDPGQNITQSAQSISHAGQTFTQSGQTFTSVSMSGSAQSMTQSGQNNMSQSAQNMAQAGQSISQSGQSMTPSGQSLPQSAQHNVTQDGQNMTQSGQTILHSGLNFTQSGQNMSPAGNLFSQSGHTGMQNGFYNTTSGLHAVKPYEFDHRNVTN, from the coding sequence ATGGATGCCTCTGTAATGCGCTATGCGGATGGCCGGTATGGAGCTGTGCGAAATATCTACGAGGAGACGAACATTCGTCCGTTCTACATGTCGCCCATGCATTACCAGTCCTACTTGACTGGCAGAGGACTTGAGGAAGCTAACATGCATGGCATGGTCCCTCCCCATATCGTCAACATGCCACACAAGTGTAACAACTGTGGTGCTGCGTTTGAGAGAGCAGAACAGCTGAAAGATCATAACTGTATACAGACAGGGGTTAAACACGCGAACTACAGTATGTACGGTAACAAGAACCTGATGTCTCCAGTCGTACACCCGTCGCACAAAGAACACGGGGGTGAGCAGATCTTAGACCCTTTGAAAGACCCAAGAAATATAGGAGATGTTGGGAAATCGCCCTGTAACAACAATGCACAACCGCTTGAAAGGTGCCCAAGTGCTGCCGAATCCATACGGGAACAACAGCCACACAATGTTGGTCAAGGAAGAAGCGATTTCTGCTCTGAACCTATCAAAGAGGCCGTTCCTATCTCGGTAGAGCAGAAACCAGCATCGTGCAGCGCTGACTTATGTGGTCATAATTACGGAACAGTGGAGTACTTAAGGGAACAGCTTCGTATGCAGACAACCGTTAAACCTTTTATGTGTATCTTTTGTGGGTTGTGCTTCAACGGAACACATGTGAATGACCATAACTGTCGCCAGAGAACTGAGAAATCCAATACTAATGATTTGATGTACGGTAGCACTGTGGAACAGTTGAGAGAACGCATAAGTATGCAAGTCATGATGAAACCGTTCCTTTGCATTCTCTGTGGAGATTACTTTGAGCGGACCGACAACATCAATGCACATAACTGTGTTCCTCATGCCACAGCTGCCATCGCCGCTGCCACCGCTGCCGCTGCCGCTTCTTCCTCCGATAATACCACGCCAAAAAAGCCAGAGACTACCACAAAGGCACCAGGTCAGGATGCAGTACCAAAAGAGAAACCATATAAATGTGAAGAGTGCAGCAAGTGTTTTAGCCGTAAAGATCATTTGAAGAAGCATATGGGAATTCACGCAAAGGACCGACCTTTTAAATGTGACCGATGTGAAAAAGATTTCACCCGATCCGACCATCTTAAAGAACACATGTTTGTCCACACAGGTGAAAAGCCGTACATGTGTGTTCTTTGTGGAAAGGGCTTCAAGAGGTCCGACCATCTGAAGTTGCACAACTGCTCCCAAATCACAGAAAAGCCATTTAAGTGTGATTTGTGCCAAAAGAGTTTTGCCAGAGTTGACCATTTAAAGAAGCATGGCTGCATTCACGGGCCAGAACGTGAACGTCCATTTATTTGCGACATTTGCGGGAAGGGATTCATTAGAATCGACCACTTAAAGAAACACAAACACACTCATTCTACCGAGAAGCCGTTCAAATGTTTCGTGTGTGGTAAGGGTTTTAATAGATCAGATCACCTCAAGAAACACACCGATACTCATTCTTCAGAAAGGCCATACAAATGTGAGATTTGCGGAAAGGGCTTCAACAGAACTGATCACCTCAAAAAGCATAAGTATATCCACTCGCCCGATAAACCTTTTAAGTGTGAAATATGTGGGAAAGGATTCAACCGATCGGACCATCTGAAGAAGCATAATTGTACTCACTCAGTAAAATCGCCCAAAGATTCAGTCTATCCATCCATGGTTCCGCCAATGTCCCGCAACACAAATATCACGGTGGAGCCATTGATATCAACTATATCAGAAACTCTGTCCCGGAACATCAGCATGGACTCGGCGTCCAGAAACACAACTATTGGGGAACCAATGGCTCGCAATGCTGCTATGGCAATCCCTATGGCGTCGAAAGATTCTTCTCAGGATGCTTCCGATGAGACAGCCAGCCAAAAAGAATTCGGATCCGAGAAGTCCACCAGCGATAAAAGCCAAACCTCAGTGCAGAGCTCTGAGAGACAGTTTTCACCCGATCCTTTTAAATTCGAGCATTCAGAGCACAGACTAGTGCAGAATCTTGTTGACGAGAACCTTAGGAAACTGTTTGCAGACAAGTCACTGATGGAGCAACCAACCAGGACAGAAACGCCAAATAGTCCAGCTTTTCCTCAGTCGGCACAGATGAATATGCAGCCAGGCCAAAATATTTCAAGATCGGGACAATCTTTCTCTCAGTCGGGACAGAATAGCACACAGTCAGCTCAAACGTATACTCAGTCCAGTCAAACCTTTTCACCATCCGGACAGGCCATGTCGGATCCCGGGCAAAATATCACACAATCCGCACAGAGTATTAGTCACGCCGGTCAAACCTTTACACAGTCGGGGCAAACCTTCACGTCTGTCAGCATGTCTGGGTCCGCACAAAGTATGACACAATCAGGACAAAATAATATGTCACAATCAGCACAAAATATGGCACAGGCAGGACAAAGTATTTCGCAGTCGGGACAAAGCATGACACCTTCCGGACAAAGTCTGCCACAATCCGCACAACACAACGTCACCCAGGATGGCCAAAATATGACACAATCCGGACAAACGATTTTACACTCCGGGCTGAATTTTACACAGTCGGGTCAAAATATGTCCCCCGCGGGAAATCTCTTTTCACAGTCCGGGCACACGGGTATGCAGAATGGCTTCTATAACACCACTTCGGGTTTGCATGCTGTGAAGCCATATGAATTTGATCATCGCAACGTGACTAACTGA